One part of the Candidatus Abyssobacteria bacterium SURF_5 genome encodes these proteins:
- a CDS encoding nitronate monooxygenase yields the protein MFITDLCKMLGIKHPIIQAGMGPFGTNKLSIAAANAGVLGLISSSGIDTRDTQPEIYRHFVTTGGATLEDDKKTALKKIFRQTLEGTRKTKGIFGVNVMVSAELKERAEEIINAAIEAREEDPEMKERFRVMFTSAGDPLPWTEKVKNAGFKWLHVIPSVKGALRCKKAGVDIIVASGHEGGFHTAWEPVHSMVLLPAVVDALAGSGIPVVGAGGFCDGKTLAAALSLGAAGVQMGTRFLATKESDFAELWKNSVVKAGDRGTLIARGFVGPARWIKTPVTEKHAENSLKMSPGVFLGKPDDYTTIPYELIINEIAGINAAYSGDESKAMMAAGECAQRIDNLPLVEELVDRIVQDAAEIVRNLPKRVLA from the coding sequence ATGTTCATCACCGACCTCTGCAAAATGCTCGGAATCAAACACCCGATCATTCAAGCGGGAATGGGACCGTTCGGCACCAACAAGCTCTCCATTGCGGCGGCAAATGCCGGCGTGCTCGGGCTGATCAGTTCAAGCGGCATCGATACCAGAGACACCCAGCCGGAAATCTATCGCCATTTCGTCACGACCGGCGGCGCGACCCTCGAAGATGACAAGAAGACCGCGCTCAAAAAGATTTTCCGGCAGACCCTCGAAGGCACCCGCAAGACAAAAGGCATTTTCGGAGTCAACGTGATGGTTTCGGCCGAATTGAAGGAACGGGCCGAAGAGATCATTAACGCTGCGATCGAGGCGCGCGAAGAGGACCCGGAAATGAAAGAGCGCTTCCGCGTCATGTTCACCTCGGCCGGCGATCCTCTGCCGTGGACCGAAAAGGTCAAGAACGCCGGCTTCAAGTGGCTTCACGTGATTCCCTCAGTCAAAGGCGCGCTCAGATGCAAAAAAGCGGGCGTGGATATCATTGTCGCTTCCGGTCACGAGGGCGGCTTTCACACCGCGTGGGAACCCGTTCATTCGATGGTCCTTTTGCCGGCCGTTGTCGACGCGCTCGCGGGCTCCGGAATTCCCGTTGTCGGCGCCGGCGGATTCTGCGACGGCAAGACTCTTGCGGCGGCGCTTTCGTTGGGAGCGGCGGGCGTCCAAATGGGAACGCGTTTTCTGGCCACCAAAGAAAGCGATTTCGCCGAATTGTGGAAAAACAGTGTTGTCAAAGCAGGTGACCGCGGAACCCTGATCGCGAGAGGATTCGTCGGGCCGGCGCGATGGATAAAGACGCCGGTGACCGAAAAACATGCTGAAAACTCGCTCAAGATGTCTCCCGGTGTCTTTCTCGGCAAGCCGGACGATTACACCACAATTCCCTATGAATTAATCATAAACGAAATAGCGGGGATCAACGCTGCATATTCCGGCGATGAGAGCAAGGCAATGATGGCCGCCGGCGAATGTGCTCAGCGCATTGACAACCTGCCGCTCGTTGAAGAACTCGTAGATCGTATCGTGCAGGACGCCGCCGAAATTGTCCGGAATCTTCCGAAGCGCGTTCTCGCTTAG
- a CDS encoding radical SAM protein yields the protein MGEHDAKLKRIRISHDCLECIHCRKGKVMKNGDVLARCKLRERTYIMDNMLDACPQHRFKLFEQRDKRAFLPYHIWIEITNTCNLKCRMCGQRGTYGYLNSPGLNMHRKNLSVEAWKQFIDDVRCFRPIILLRGGEPLLYPGIADVMRHISESNLFLSMDTNGTQLKRYAHEVAKYVDHINVSIDGPREVHDLIRGVPGTFDAAREGIAAVQAAQKELRIHRVQPISLNFVVSPDNYEAIPEMAHVAAELGVRDVMLTLCFFYSEAMEKDYEESLKRDFDVASRAGKGFRKEQRKIDARLLAGNIRSLLDHDKINFNLMPYLDDEALGNWFDEPSLLVSYDRCYAPWFLVNVMPDGDVNFCADIGDYVIGNVTQNSLLEIWTNEKAERFRERILKERFSICRRCVVNFLYPGNRCTALAGLRTASAIIKCGLKTPFFRKYWQKHEWLTHSFY from the coding sequence GTGGGCGAGCACGATGCCAAGTTGAAGAGAATCAGGATTTCGCACGATTGCCTCGAATGCATTCATTGCCGCAAAGGAAAGGTGATGAAGAACGGCGATGTCCTTGCTCGCTGCAAACTGCGGGAGCGAACGTATATCATGGACAACATGCTTGATGCCTGCCCGCAACACCGATTCAAGCTGTTCGAGCAGAGGGATAAACGAGCGTTCCTTCCGTACCATATCTGGATCGAGATCACGAACACATGCAATCTGAAATGCAGGATGTGCGGTCAGCGGGGCACATACGGGTATCTCAATTCGCCGGGGCTGAACATGCATCGCAAGAACCTGTCCGTCGAGGCATGGAAGCAATTCATAGACGACGTCAGGTGTTTCCGGCCGATCATTCTGCTCCGGGGCGGCGAGCCGCTCCTGTATCCGGGAATAGCCGATGTGATGCGGCATATCAGCGAGAGCAATTTGTTTTTGTCGATGGATACGAATGGGACTCAACTGAAGAGATACGCCCATGAGGTCGCGAAATACGTCGATCACATTAATGTATCCATCGATGGCCCGCGCGAGGTGCATGATTTGATTCGAGGGGTTCCGGGCACATTTGACGCGGCCCGCGAGGGAATCGCAGCAGTACAGGCCGCACAGAAGGAATTGAGGATACACAGGGTTCAGCCGATATCGCTGAACTTCGTGGTGAGTCCCGACAATTACGAAGCCATTCCGGAAATGGCGCATGTCGCGGCGGAGCTCGGAGTGAGAGACGTGATGCTCACCCTCTGCTTCTTCTACAGCGAGGCCATGGAGAAGGATTACGAGGAGAGCCTGAAGAGAGATTTCGACGTGGCATCGCGTGCGGGGAAAGGATTTCGCAAAGAGCAGAGAAAGATCGATGCCCGGCTTTTGGCCGGAAATATTCGGTCGCTGCTGGATCACGACAAGATCAATTTCAATCTCATGCCGTATCTCGATGATGAGGCGCTCGGGAACTGGTTCGACGAACCGAGCCTGCTCGTGAGCTACGACAGATGTTATGCGCCGTGGTTTCTCGTGAACGTGATGCCCGACGGCGACGTGAATTTCTGCGCTGATATCGGCGATTACGTGATCGGCAACGTCACCCAAAACAGCCTGCTGGAAATCTGGACCAACGAGAAGGCGGAGCGATTCCGCGAGCGCATACTTAAGGAAAGGTTCTCCATTTGCAGGCGGTGCGTGGTGAACTTCCTGTATCCTGGCAACCGCTGTACGGCTCTCGCCGGGCTGCGAACCGCAAGCGCGATAATCAAATGCGGCCTGAAGACCCCCTTCTTCAGGAAATACTGGCAGAAGCACGAGTGGCTTACCCACAGTTTTTATTAG
- a CDS encoding enoyl-CoA hydratase/isomerase family protein yields MAKFEYEMDEHVAILTMNSGENRFNFSFFNDFLEILATIERDTDARVLVVKSAHEKIWSNGIDLDWLRPAVEQDGPQALDKFLVEFYGFLRHLPTYPMITVAAISGHAFAGGAVLSFIHDFRFMRADRGWMCLNEVDIGIALGPVITAVSKRALPLYKFEEMAYTGKRITAQEAQEHHIIMKACPLPELMKEALAFAKPLKKDRDMIRQLKLETHKELLSVIDETVSSLVPKTDTT; encoded by the coding sequence ATGGCAAAATTTGAATATGAGATGGATGAGCATGTAGCCATCCTGACCATGAACAGCGGAGAGAACCGCTTCAACTTTTCTTTCTTCAACGATTTCCTGGAGATACTGGCTACGATAGAGCGCGACACGGACGCAAGGGTTCTCGTGGTGAAATCGGCCCATGAAAAAATATGGTCGAATGGAATAGATTTAGACTGGCTGAGGCCCGCAGTCGAACAAGATGGCCCGCAGGCGCTCGACAAATTCCTGGTGGAGTTCTATGGTTTCCTCAGACACCTACCGACGTATCCGATGATCACAGTCGCCGCGATCAGTGGCCACGCGTTTGCCGGCGGCGCCGTATTGTCTTTCATCCATGATTTTCGATTCATGCGCGCTGACAGAGGATGGATGTGTCTGAACGAGGTCGATATTGGTATTGCCCTCGGCCCGGTCATCACCGCTGTCTCGAAGCGGGCCCTCCCCCTTTACAAATTCGAGGAAATGGCGTACACGGGGAAAAGGATCACCGCTCAAGAGGCTCAAGAACACCACATCATCATGAAAGCATGCCCTCTTCCCGAGCTGATGAAGGAAGCTCTCGCGTTCGCAAAGCCCCTGAAGAAGGACAGAGACATGATCCGGCAACTAAAGCTTGAGACACATAAGGAGCTTCTGTCAGTTATCGACGAGACCGTTTCATCTCTGGTCCCGAAAACAGACACAACATGA
- a CDS encoding aminoglycoside phosphotransferase family protein, whose translation MVRPLQAVGSADCRVLAYRSLAGNIMDEITKKIQAYLDMKRQDAPVLRGRDFRITPLAQGEYNLNYLLASESIKLVFRINIGTQINRADQVLYEYRALELLKDSGVTPLPYFVDDSREFFETGILMEEYIEGEPLDYLRDFTSAARLFAAIQQVEVPEENNHLIREDAPLTLIYNECSGLLQKYFDSDLADAKIRDYLNDVLAWANEARARERYYKEDPCLCIVNTEVNSGNFIVNRARNSIHLVDWEMPRWGDPSQDLSHFCSPLTTLWKTSYRMTERDKLDFLKEYSTAVSDAHLRDTLAERVRLRDPFVYLRGISWSAMAYVAYQTDYNGLRNPDTWATLQRYMDIAFIRSLFDPFLNLRV comes from the coding sequence ATGGTTCGCCCGTTACAAGCCGTTGGCTCTGCAGATTGTCGAGTCCTCGCATACAGAAGCCTCGCAGGTAATATAATGGACGAGATAACGAAAAAAATTCAGGCATATCTCGATATGAAGCGGCAGGATGCGCCGGTGCTTCGCGGACGCGATTTCCGGATAACTCCTCTGGCGCAGGGCGAGTACAACTTGAATTACCTGCTTGCCTCAGAATCCATAAAGCTGGTGTTTCGGATCAATATCGGCACGCAAATCAACAGGGCCGACCAGGTCTTGTACGAGTACAGGGCTCTGGAACTCCTGAAAGATTCAGGCGTCACTCCCCTCCCATATTTCGTCGACGATTCGCGCGAATTTTTCGAGACGGGAATTCTCATGGAAGAATACATCGAGGGCGAGCCGCTGGATTACCTGCGAGATTTCACTTCGGCGGCCCGTCTGTTTGCCGCAATTCAACAGGTGGAGGTGCCGGAAGAAAATAATCACCTCATTCGGGAGGACGCGCCTTTGACCCTTATCTACAATGAGTGCAGCGGACTTCTCCAGAAATACTTTGACTCGGACCTTGCGGACGCTAAGATTCGAGATTATCTCAACGATGTGCTCGCATGGGCGAATGAGGCGCGGGCGCGTGAAAGGTATTATAAGGAGGACCCATGCCTGTGCATTGTGAATACGGAAGTCAACTCCGGAAACTTCATCGTGAATCGAGCGCGGAATTCCATTCATCTGGTGGACTGGGAGATGCCGCGCTGGGGAGACCCCTCTCAAGACCTCTCGCATTTTTGTTCGCCATTGACAACGTTATGGAAAACGTCCTATCGCATGACCGAGCGCGACAAACTGGATTTCCTCAAGGAGTACTCGACTGCCGTGTCCGACGCGCATCTCCGCGACACGCTTGCCGAGCGGGTTCGCCTGCGTGATCCGTTCGTGTATCTGCGCGGCATATCCTGGTCGGCGATGGCGTACGTGGCCTATCAAACGGATTATAACGGCCTCAGGAATCCCGACACATGGGCGACGCTCCAGCGGTACATGGACATAGCCTTCATCCGGTCGCTCTTCGATCCGTTTCTGAATCTCCGGGTCTGA
- a CDS encoding mandelate racemase — translation MKITNLTVTLFAWKNIPLKSYDAQARITTTNSNLGLVKIETDEGLNGYSLLGLSLHPASLDAQRVVSFLKPILLGQDPLDRERLYQTLYVRREQAGPNTICAVDIALWDIAGKIARLPIHRLLGTFRDRIPVYASSEQHPTVEGYVEQALAVKAAGYHGYKLHPNGRWREDIAACQAVRKAVGADFTLMLDSRASYSIGEAIRVGRAIEELGFLWYEDPMPYSDIYNYQKLVEKLDIPVMATEFPPGWLDMYAPWIMNRATDMLRGDVMLKGGITTLMKIAHLAEAFDLKIEIHHGSNAINDVANLHVQMAIKNTTYMEVLLPHEAWWYGLVENIRIDKDGFAHAPENPGLGYDIDMDLVERMKISVLE, via the coding sequence ATGAAGATCACGAATCTGACAGTGACGCTGTTCGCATGGAAAAACATTCCGCTGAAAAGTTATGACGCGCAGGCCAGGATAACGACGACGAACAGCAACCTGGGGCTCGTCAAGATCGAGACCGACGAGGGCCTGAACGGATACAGCCTTCTCGGCCTGTCGCTCCACCCCGCAAGCCTTGATGCCCAGCGCGTCGTGAGTTTTCTCAAGCCGATTCTGCTGGGGCAAGATCCGCTCGATCGCGAGCGCCTCTACCAGACGCTCTACGTGAGACGCGAGCAGGCGGGGCCGAACACCATCTGCGCCGTCGACATAGCGCTCTGGGATATTGCCGGCAAGATCGCCCGTCTTCCCATTCATCGTCTCCTTGGCACGTTCCGCGACAGGATTCCCGTCTATGCCAGCTCCGAGCAGCACCCGACGGTCGAGGGTTACGTAGAGCAGGCGCTCGCCGTGAAGGCCGCCGGCTATCATGGATACAAGCTGCATCCGAACGGACGATGGCGAGAAGACATCGCCGCGTGTCAGGCGGTCCGAAAAGCGGTTGGTGCTGATTTCACGCTGATGCTGGACTCGCGCGCGAGCTACAGCATCGGTGAGGCGATAAGAGTGGGGCGCGCCATCGAAGAGCTTGGCTTTCTCTGGTATGAAGACCCGATGCCGTATTCCGACATTTACAACTATCAGAAGCTTGTCGAAAAGCTCGATATTCCGGTTATGGCGACCGAGTTTCCGCCCGGCTGGCTCGATATGTATGCTCCCTGGATAATGAACCGCGCGACCGACATGCTGCGTGGGGACGTGATGCTCAAAGGCGGTATCACAACATTAATGAAGATCGCGCATCTCGCCGAGGCATTCGATTTGAAGATCGAAATCCATCACGGATCGAACGCGATCAATGACGTTGCGAATCTTCACGTCCAGATGGCGATCAAGAACACGACGTACATGGAGGTCTTGTTGCCGCACGAGGCATGGTGGTACGGCCTGGTCGAGAACATCCGGATCGACAAGGACGGCTTTGCCCATGCTCCTGAGAATCCCGGCCTCGGCTACGACATCGATATGGACCTTGTGGAACGAATGAAGATAAGCGTGCTCGAATAG